In Meleagris gallopavo isolate NT-WF06-2002-E0010 breed Aviagen turkey brand Nicholas breeding stock chromosome 3, Turkey_5.1, whole genome shotgun sequence, one DNA window encodes the following:
- the LOC100550740 gene encoding fatty acid-binding protein 5-like, translating into MAAVITFAMPGLTDFVTLCASCLAGVGMAMRKMGSMAKPDVYIIKEGDTITVKTESTFKTSQFSFKIGEKFEENTLDGRKTQTLVSLKDDGSLIQEQEWDGKKTVITRKLVDGQLVVECDMNGVKCVRVYQKA; encoded by the exons ATGGCGGCTGTGATCACGTTTGCGATGCCT GGTTTAACTGACTTTGTGACACTCTGTGCCTCTTGCCTTGCAGGTGTGGGTATGGCCATGAGAAAAATGGGAAGCATGGCGAAACCAGATGTTTACATCATTAAGGAGGGGGATACAAtcactgtgaaaacagaaagcaccTTCAAAACTTCACAGTTCAGCTTCAAGATCGGTGAGAAGTTTGAGGAAAACACATTAGATGGCAGAAAAACTCAG acaCTTGTCAGCTTAAAAGATGATGGGTCATTGATCCAAGAGCAGGAATGGGATGGCAAGAAGACCGTAATAACACGGAAACTTGTGGATGGACAGTTGGTGGTG GAATGTGACATGAATGGTGTCAAGTGTGTTAGAGTCTACCAGAAGGCATGA